One region of Wyeomyia smithii strain HCP4-BCI-WySm-NY-G18 chromosome 3, ASM2978416v1, whole genome shotgun sequence genomic DNA includes:
- the LOC129730154 gene encoding uncharacterized protein LOC129730154, whose product MTWSFYFCVFVAVLQIMFVKSDDGEDVSEIKQPSGFAVMWTDSDQQDISILRMIQAWTQYRNELTDSAIPLLQSLVNEQRSRSLVLFEIRFPDRKFLWTFNEFYVSFTYLLIAVVLVMCIILVCGLKPPKRLEVESKTTIEV is encoded by the exons ATGACTTGGAGTTTTTATTTCTGTGTTTTTGTCGCAGTACTGCAGATAATGTTCGTGAAAAGTGATGATGGTGAAGATGTATCG GAAATTAAACAACCTTCTGGATTTGCCGTAATGTGGACGGACAGCGATCAACAGGACATATCTATTCTCCGAATGATACAAGCTTGGACACAATATCGGAATGAACTCACCGACTCGGCGATTCCGCTGCTGCAGAGCCTGGTCAACGAGCAACGCAGTAGATCtttggttttatttgaaatCCGATTTCCAGACAGAAAGTTTTT GTGGACTTTTAACGAGTTTTACGTTTCATTCACATATTTACTCATTGCGGTAGTACTTGTTATGTGCATCATACTAGTATGTGGCTTAAAACCACCTAAGCGTCTGGAAGTAGAGTCAAAAACGACAATAGAAGTCTGA